Proteins from one Neodiprion fabricii isolate iyNeoFabr1 chromosome 5, iyNeoFabr1.1, whole genome shotgun sequence genomic window:
- the LOC124182839 gene encoding cytochrome P450 4C1-like isoform X1 yields MDPLTVATLAVACFVLYRIINFTVKLFKVALLFEYPLNAEEIPSLPFIGHAYLFIGGNEAILNRINQLGKNYPTCCRGSIGDHTAFVITSPKHLKDILLSPKTIEKNYLYEFGRPWMGNGLVTAPASVWEVHRKLIQPSFNSVALKSFVKTFATLSGTLAKKMEQHLDGSEFEVRKYVSLCALDTICATAMGINLKAMETEKCEFDEAVTKLINNIVKRVVSPWLYPDFIFNRTQLGTDQRKHIKFIQEFGINVIRQKKATIVHRSDEGVSADNEQDSFGKSAAGPQILIENLLRLSIDNKTLTDEDIRNHVDTMIVAGTDTVANTLNYVLLMLASHQDIQEKTYQELCDIFGENVLHDDSEELQFTMDHLARMTYMERVMKETMRLFPGAPIIAREATDELELGQFTLRKGTSLMLNIFGVHRSEKYWPDPLKFDPDRFLPERFATQEPYSYLPFSGGRRNCIGSKYAMIFMKTITATILWKYVLTKDKVIPVKDLRLTFDILLGSVYPDTLRIRRRVK; encoded by the exons ATGGACCCTTTGACGGTAGCCACGCTTGCGGTGGCATGCTTCGTATTGTACCggataatcaattttacagtCAAGCTGTTTAAAGTTGCTTTGCTCTTCGAATACCCGCTAAACGCTGAGGAAATACCGAGTCTACCTTTCATAGGCCATGCGTATCTCTTTATTGGGGGTAATGAAG CCATATTGAACAGGATAAATCAACTGGGGAAAAACTATCCTACGTGTTGTCGAGGTTCAATTGGTGACCATACAGCGTTCGTCATAACTTCACCTAAACATCTGAAG GACATACTCCTCAGTCCGAAGaccattgagaaaaattacttgtaCGAATTCGGGCGACCCTGGATGGGGAACGGATTAGTCACAGCTCCTG CGTCAGTATGGGAAGTGCACCGAAAACTCATTCAGCCGTCCTTTAATTCCGTGGCTCTCAAGTCTTTTGTCAAAACATTTGCCACTCTGTCAGGGACACTGGCCAAAAAGATGGAGCAACACTTGGACGGATCGGAATTCGAAGTACGCAAATACGTTTCGCTGTGTGCATTGGACACAATCTGTG CGACGGCTATGGGCATCAACCTGAAAGCAATGGAGACCGAGAAATGTGAGTTCGACGAAGCAGTAACTAA GTTGATAAATAATATCGTCAAACGAGTCGTTAGCCCTTGGCTGTACCCAGACTTCATTTTTAACCGTACTCAACTTGGCACGGACCAAAGGAAACACATTAAGTTTATACAAGAGTTTGGTATCAAC GTCATCCGACAGAAGAAAGCAACAATCGTCCATCGTAGTGATGAAGGAGTATCGGCCGATAATGAGCAAGATTCTTTTG GTAAGTCCGCGGCTGGACCTCAGATACTGATAGAAAATCTCCTGAGACTATCGATCGACAACAAAACACTGACAGATGAAGACATCCGGAATCATGTTGATACGATGATCGTAGCT GGCACCGATACAGTGGCCAACACGCTGAACTATGTTTTGTTGATGCTGGCATCCCACCAAGACATTCAG GAAAAAACATACCAAGAATTGTGTGACATTTTTGGAGAGAATGTCTTACACGATGACAGTGAAGAGTTACAGTTTACGATGGATCACTTGGCGAGAATGACGTACATGGAAAGAGTGATGAAAGAAACTATGCGCCTGTTCCCGGGTGCGCCCATAATCGCCCGAGAGGCAACGGATGAATTGGAATTAG GCCAATTTACTTTGCGAAAAGGGACTTCGCTCATGCTTAATATTTTCGGCGTTCATAGAAGTGAGAAATACTGGCCCGACCCTCTCAAATTTGATCCAGACAGATTCTTACCCGAAAGATTCGCGACACAAGAACCATACTCGTACTTACCATTCAGTGGGGGACGAAGAAATTGTATCG GATCGAAGTACGCTATGATCTTCATGAAGACAATCACCGCAACGATTCTATGGAAGTACGTTCTGACCAAGGATAAAGTAATACCAGTCAAAGATTTACGGCTGACGTTCGATATTTTACTGGGATCTGTTTATCCCGACACCTTAAGGATTAGGAGACGCGTTAAATAG
- the LOC124182839 gene encoding cytochrome P450 4C1-like isoform X2, whose amino-acid sequence MDPLTVATLAVACFVLYRIINFTVKLFKVALLFEYPLNAEEIPSLPFIGHAYLFIGGNEAILNRINQLGKNYPTCCRGSIGDHTAFVITSPKHLKDILLSPKTIEKNYLYEFGRPWMGNGLVTAPASVWEVHRKLIQPSFNSVALKSFVKTFATLSGTLAKKMEQHLDGSEFEVRKYVSLCALDTICATAMGINLKAMETEKCEFDEAVTKLINNIVKRVVSPWLYPDFIFNRTQLGTDQRKHIKFIQEFGINVIRQKKATIVHRSDEGVSADNEQDSFGKSAAGPQILIENLLRLSIDNKTLTDEDIRNHVDTMIVAGTDTVANTLNYVLLMLASHQDIQEKTYQELCDIFGENVLHDDSEELQFTMDHLARMTYMERVMKETMRLFPGAPIIAREATDELELGQFTLRKGTSLMLNIFGVHRSEKYWPDPLKFDPDRFLPERFATQEPYSYLPFSGGRRNCIEVPMP is encoded by the exons ATGGACCCTTTGACGGTAGCCACGCTTGCGGTGGCATGCTTCGTATTGTACCggataatcaattttacagtCAAGCTGTTTAAAGTTGCTTTGCTCTTCGAATACCCGCTAAACGCTGAGGAAATACCGAGTCTACCTTTCATAGGCCATGCGTATCTCTTTATTGGGGGTAATGAAG CCATATTGAACAGGATAAATCAACTGGGGAAAAACTATCCTACGTGTTGTCGAGGTTCAATTGGTGACCATACAGCGTTCGTCATAACTTCACCTAAACATCTGAAG GACATACTCCTCAGTCCGAAGaccattgagaaaaattacttgtaCGAATTCGGGCGACCCTGGATGGGGAACGGATTAGTCACAGCTCCTG CGTCAGTATGGGAAGTGCACCGAAAACTCATTCAGCCGTCCTTTAATTCCGTGGCTCTCAAGTCTTTTGTCAAAACATTTGCCACTCTGTCAGGGACACTGGCCAAAAAGATGGAGCAACACTTGGACGGATCGGAATTCGAAGTACGCAAATACGTTTCGCTGTGTGCATTGGACACAATCTGTG CGACGGCTATGGGCATCAACCTGAAAGCAATGGAGACCGAGAAATGTGAGTTCGACGAAGCAGTAACTAA GTTGATAAATAATATCGTCAAACGAGTCGTTAGCCCTTGGCTGTACCCAGACTTCATTTTTAACCGTACTCAACTTGGCACGGACCAAAGGAAACACATTAAGTTTATACAAGAGTTTGGTATCAAC GTCATCCGACAGAAGAAAGCAACAATCGTCCATCGTAGTGATGAAGGAGTATCGGCCGATAATGAGCAAGATTCTTTTG GTAAGTCCGCGGCTGGACCTCAGATACTGATAGAAAATCTCCTGAGACTATCGATCGACAACAAAACACTGACAGATGAAGACATCCGGAATCATGTTGATACGATGATCGTAGCT GGCACCGATACAGTGGCCAACACGCTGAACTATGTTTTGTTGATGCTGGCATCCCACCAAGACATTCAG GAAAAAACATACCAAGAATTGTGTGACATTTTTGGAGAGAATGTCTTACACGATGACAGTGAAGAGTTACAGTTTACGATGGATCACTTGGCGAGAATGACGTACATGGAAAGAGTGATGAAAGAAACTATGCGCCTGTTCCCGGGTGCGCCCATAATCGCCCGAGAGGCAACGGATGAATTGGAATTAG GCCAATTTACTTTGCGAAAAGGGACTTCGCTCATGCTTAATATTTTCGGCGTTCATAGAAGTGAGAAATACTGGCCCGACCCTCTCAAATTTGATCCAGACAGATTCTTACCCGAAAGATTCGCGACACAAGAACCATACTCGTACTTACCATTCAGTGGGGGACGAAGAAATTGTATCG AGGTACCGATGCCGTGA